The Arachis ipaensis cultivar K30076 chromosome B03, Araip1.1, whole genome shotgun sequence region GAAGTTTGAGAAATCGAAGGGTAACCTTCCCATCTTCTGCACCGCAGCAATGTTGGTGCAGAAGACGCCATGCATGAGCATGAGGCCCTTGATGGCAACCACCCAGTTCTTCGTCTTCTCCATTCGAAAGGACAAGGCGAAGAGCAGGGGCTTGAGGTGCAACGGGGACGTTCGGAGCCATTGAAAGACTCTCTGCACGTTCTTGCAATCGATGCAGTGCTCATCATGGCTTGTAGCCTTGATGACCACCGCTTCGAAGATAGGATTTTGATATGGACCGTTATGCATCAATTTAGCGGTCCATATACTTTTCCTATCTTTGATAGCCCCCGTTGCCTTTTGCCATAGcctcatttttttccttttccctCCTCCTCTTCgtgattctctttttatttgttaAGGTTTTTTCTTCCTTGAATGTTCCGTTATTACGGTTAGCGTATGTTTTGAAATTACCGTTTGGGCACGTGGATATTGGCGGCAACaagcaaacaacaacaacaacgaagaagaagaagaaaggttgtTCTTCctccttgttcttgttcttgctgTTGTTTTGTTTTTTCCCGTCCAACTATCTAGAATGTTTTGTTGGAAGTGGGTTTGTGCCATTCACGATGGTTGTAATAAACGTGTATTTTGGAGTTTCATGTGGTGGAATTTGGTAGTTTGCAGCTTGTAATGATGTGTCAGCCAGAAACACGCTTtgcttatttctttctttcttttgttaatgTGATGAGTTGTCGTTTTATGGAGTGACTTTGTTTTAATTTTGGATGTTTGTGCTATCATAATTAACAACTAAATATAGATTAATTTAATCACTAATAGAAATTGGTCCAAATAGAATAATAATCAATAAAAACTTTGATGTTCACTTTTTCATATCAGAACCATATAGGTGATATTTGATGGGGTTGGCCTCTTGCTGAATTGCTTGCCTCTGTCGCCCTTTAAAAGGCAATATTTGGATGCATGGAAAATCATTCATCAATAATTGGTACTATTTTCGGCAGTTTGAAAAATGAAAACACAACATATATGTATGTGGAGCAAGATTTGTGGTATTTAATATTGCTAACACTTAATTTTCGGCTATAAATTCAGAATTAAGTTGTAACAAGCCTCCTATTCATATAGTTAGTGGGAGTGAGTTACTTCTCCTGTGGACTGTGGTGCCAACTTGTTTGTTCCTTTTGCTTTTTGGGTCTACTACTGTCCCATTTTCCAACACTAAACAAAACATATGTCATTCAGTAATGTCTGATTTGTTCATTTGCAATTTAATTAATATAAGACATTAGTATATATAACCTAAAATTAAGCAATATAGAAATAAAGATAATAACATAAAGCAGAGTTGTAAGGCGAATGCAAATGATGTAGGCTTTCCCCACCAAGTGCACCTTTGTCGTCCTCGATATCTGCAAATGGCAATAACATTGAAACTAGAACAAATGATACCAATCCCATTCCGATCCTACAAAAAGCATGTTATATATGGATTTAATTAAAAACCATACATGCATCGATGTAAACGTAGTAGTAGGGGGCATTCAAAAGTGAGAATGAGGACTAAAGTGATAGCAAGAATGACGCTATGTTTCTTGCTTTCGGCTCTTTGATTTTGCTCTTTACGATGATGGAATGTCTTGTGTGTTGGGTGTAGCAGCAAGCAAGCACAAAATCCCCCTTCTCTCCTGCAGGAGGTGAGAGAAACTAGAAAGAGATTGATGCTTACATTTTCAACAAAGCAAAGCAGAAGAAGCTAAGAAAGCCAATAATAAAAGGAAAAGCGCAAAATCGTATTTGAACCCTTTTGGGGTTAAAATATTCATAACTTGGGTGAAATACCAttctattttgctttaatttgtaCCTTGGCTTCGTCTTTGCACTGTGCGTCActagtctctctctctctctctactccTTTTTATGCTGCTCACTGTCCCCtctcttttcctctttctttttccTCTCTCTACTGGAACAACACATACACAACACTAAATTAAAGTGAGAGCACTGCTTCTGGCATGAACTTAcaggttcatgggattttcatgCGCGGATCATTTCATTCTTGTAAGTCCCTCTTACTATATAAGTTGCTGCATGAGAGAGGCAATTTTAATTAGCAAGCTAATTAAGTAAGTAAGAAGCTTTCATTTGTTGTGTATTGCATTATTGTCAGGATGAAAAGGAGGGAGATGAGAATGGGAGCAGTGCAATAACTCAGCAAGGTCAAGGAAGGGCCTTCATAATGGAAGTGCATCATCATCAGCATAGTAATAATGAGAACAACACAGATTTCTTTCCAGTGGAACACCCCATGGAGCCTACAGATGAAGATCGTCCAGTCAAATGCCCAATGCCCGAGTCATCCGTTATCAATAACAACGTAAGCAACGTATTCATTATCTGCATTACATGTTTTCTTATGTTATGGCGTTTGCATGAAGAACTAATTAAACCACCATGCTGATATAAATTAAGTAGCTGCTTCATATTATTATAATGGTCTCTTTCACCAAGGAGGACTATGAATTTAACTTGTATATGGTTCTGCCAGTTTTGCAGTACCATTTCACTGAACACATCATATCTTGAGCAATGTAGAGATCCACTCtatatttctctctctctctctctcctcaatCAATTATTGGTGTTTGGTGTGGTGGGTGAACTTTGTATTTTTATGGTACTGTGAATTCATATATAACATAGAATACTGTATATGAAATGGACATGACTATTCATATTGCCTCAAGACAAATTCTGCTacagtaatatataatatattgcTCATCATCTAGTGATCTTGGTGTTTATGAAGCTACTCTTTTCTATTGTCTTATGGACTTGTTCTAAAGGTAAACACTTAAAACTTAATTCACAAAATATGTTGTGGATGTTATAAATGGCTTTGGCAGGATGGTGGCGTGCATGATAAAAGACATGCAGAAAGCTTAAGGAAGAGAGTAGAGATATCTGAAGCCACAGTGGAAGGAGGAAGAGTGGCTACCTTGGATACAGAGCCTCGTGCTCGAGGAGTCCGAAAGAGGCACCACACCCTCACACATGGAGGAGACCTTGTAATGACTCCATTAATCAGAATGCCAACGCCTCCTCCCCTCCCCTCACACCAGAATATTGCCATCTTTGAAATGCTTCAGCAGTTGGACAAATTTGagccttaattttttttataaattttaaggGAAGATAGAAAGAGGAAGTTCCATCACAACATTATATGTAATCATAATGCATTTTGATTTCATATTGGTTTAGAGAACAAGAGGAGAAGCATAGTTACCGCATACTACTCATTATATATCGTGGTATAAGAAAAATGTACCTCTCATGTGTTTCACTAAATCCAGACATTATTATACCTTATGTCAATTATAAAGACTAAATCAATATTTTA contains the following coding sequences:
- the LOC107632098 gene encoding uncharacterized protein LOC107632098 isoform X1 → MNLQVHGIFMRGSFHSSFICCVLHYCQDEKEGDENGSSAITQQGQGRAFIMEVHHHQHSNNENNTDFFPVEHPMEPTDEDRPVKCPMPESSVINNNDGGVHDKRHAESLRKRVEISEATVEGGRVATLDTEPRARGVRKRHHTLTHGGDLVMTPLIRMPTPPPLPSHQNIAIFEMLQQLDKFEP
- the LOC107632098 gene encoding uncharacterized protein LOC107632098 isoform X2, whose translation is MGFSCADHFILDEKEGDENGSSAITQQGQGRAFIMEVHHHQHSNNENNTDFFPVEHPMEPTDEDRPVKCPMPESSVINNNDGGVHDKRHAESLRKRVEISEATVEGGRVATLDTEPRARGVRKRHHTLTHGGDLVMTPLIRMPTPPPLPSHQNIAIFEMLQQLDKFEP